CTACGGCCAGGACGCGGCGCGTACCACCGACACCCAGTGCTTCCAGACCGACGCCCTGCGCCGGATCACGGAGGCGTGGACCAACACGGGCACGGACTGCGCGGCGGCTCCGTCGGACGCGGTGGTCGGCGGCCAGGACGCGTACTGGACCAGCTACACGTACGACGCGGTCGGCAACCGCAAGACGGAGGTCCAGCACAAGACGCCGACCGGTCCGACGGAGGACACGACCCGCACCTACGCGGATCCGGCCAAGGGCAAGCACGATCTGCCCTCGGTGACGCAGACGGGCGGGACCGCGCGTACGGACGCCTACACGTACGACAAGGCCGGCAACACCGCGACCCGGAAGATCGGGGACGCGGACCTGGAGACCTTCGACTGGGACGACGAGGGGCACCTCAAGTCCACGACGAAGGTCACCGACACGACCGAGTACCTCTACGACACGGCCGGGGCGCGCCTGCTCCGCCGCGACTCGACCGGTACGACGCTGTACCTGCCTGGCGGCAACGAGCTGCACAAGGACAAGAACGACAAGGTCACGGGCACCCGCTACTACGGTGACTACGCCGTGCTGAAGGGCGGCAAGCTCACCTTCGTGCTGGCCGACCAGAACGGCACCAGCACCACCCAGATCGCCCACGACGCACCGCAGGTGGTCACCCGCCGCAAGACCACCATCTTCGGCGGCCCGCGGGGCACCCAGCCCACCGACTGGCTCGGCGACAAGGGCTTCGTCGGCGGCACGAACGACGCGGACACGAGCCTCGTCCACATCGGCGCCCGCGAGTACGACCCGGTCACGGGCCGCTTCATCAGCGTCGACCCCCTCCTCGAACTCGAGAAGCTCCAGACCCTGTCGGGCTACAGCTACGCGGCCAACAACCCGGTCGCCTTCTCCGACCCGACTGGCCTCGGGCTGGACGACGGGACGGGGCACACGGAGCGGGAGGACGGAAAGTCGGGGCAGGGGGACGGCAGGCCACGCCACAGCGTGGGCGGCGAGCCCACGGTGAACGACGCTGCCGCCAACACCAATCCGGTGAACCAGACCGAGGACTTCATCAGCACAACCGCCAGGAAGCACCTCGGAACGAAGCGATACGCCGAGTGGAGGCAGATCTACAAGCGGAACATCACCCACTTCACGGGGTGGGACCCGAGCGAGCAGGACCTGATGGCCGCGGCTGCCAATTCCTGCTGGGGTCGTGGCTCCTACTCGTGTCCGCCTGTGTTGCAGGAGATCTTCCGAGAAGTCGAGATCCAGCGCCTGATAGCTGTGGCCCAGGAGACCGGCGCGTTCGAGGGCGGCTCGCGCATCCCCGGCTCTCCGAGCGGTCGCTCGGGCGGCAAGATCTCCAAGGGCGCCGGGTGCGGAAGGTGTTTCCTCGCGGGCACAGATGTCCAGATGGCCGACGGTTCCACCAAGGACATCGAAAAGATCGTCGTCGGCGACGAGGTGCTGGCGACCGATCCGTACTCGGGGGAAACAGGTGCGCGCAAGGTAACGCGGCTCATCGTCACTGATGGCGACAAGCTATTCAATGATCTGACCATAGCGACGCCTACGGGCCCAGAACATGTCACGGCCACATACGAGCACCCGTTCTGGTCGGTGTCGGAGAGGCGGTGGGTTAAGGCCGAACACCTGGCGCCTGGGATGACGCTGCGGACGGACGCCGGTGCCGAAGTCGCCATCACGGCGAACCGGCCCTTCACGCGCCGTACGCGTACTTACAACCTCACGGTTGATGGGCTGCATACGTACTATGTGCTGGCGGGGGCGACGCCAGTGCTGGTGCACAATGCCGGGGGCAATGGGCCCGAAGTTCCGGGTATCATCCAGCAGCGCATTGCAGAAATCCTGGCCGGGCAAGCGCAGCCAAGGCTGAATGGTGATCGTACGGGCCCTGACAGGTTTGAGGTAAGAACGGGCCGCAACAACCCAACCCCTGGCGCGCACGCGCGAAAGTGGGGCCCTTCATCTCCGGGTGCCAATGATGCGGCATTGATCTACGACATGGGTGACGGCGAGAATAGATATCGGATTCTCGTGAACCGCCACGGTGACGTCGGCTGGGTGGACAATCACAACTACCGAAACATCAGAGTTTACACTCCGGGATGCTAATCTCGTGAGAGATTCACCTGGCTTCGCCGGATGAATTGATCGTTGTGTTCTGTGTGAGGTCGGCCGGATTATTCTGTCCGACCTCACGCGCACGTCAGGCGCCCATCACTGTTTGGAGTATTGGATGGAGCGGATTACCGAGGGTCAGATTGCACGTCTGGTCTCGTTCGTATATGCAAGAATCTCGGATGCCGATGCGCTGCAAGAAGAGGCGCGTCGCACTGTGGCCGCCCTGCGTCTGGTTGCCGACAAACAGGTTGCTGCCGTTCGCTATTTTCGGGCCTCTCCCTCTAGCGGCGCTGCAGTAGCTGAGCACGCAAATGCCTCGTGGAATCTTCTCGTCTCTATCGCACGCGTTTGGCGAGACCACTCCGAGTTTCCGATCGACGCCGCGATGGAGACGTTCGAGTTCGACGCTGAGAGCCCTCTGATGCCGACAAAGTAAGTCTCGATTCGTCGGGTTACTCACGCATTCCCATCCCGCAACTCTCGCGCTGGACAGCCAGCAAAATTGAAGCCCCGTCAGGTACGTCCTGGCGGGGCTTTTGCGGTGGGTGACGGCAGTAGTTGACGGCAACGTCAGTGGACGGTAGTTCCGCACAGCGGCAGGTTGTCGCGGGTCGACTCGTCCCTGACTGCACCGTCAAGGGCGGTGCTGAGGGTGTCGATGGCGTCGCGCTGGAGGCGGAGCCGGACGTGGGCGTAGACGGTGGCGGTGACGCCGATGTGGGCGTGGCCGAGGAGTTCCTTGATCACGACGAGTTCGACGCCTTCTTCGTCTGCCAGCTCAGCCCACGCGATCAGTTCCTCAAGCGCTACAACGAGGGGCTGGAGGAGATGGCGGCTCAGCGCCGGGCGGACGAGGAAGCGGTGTGGCTCAGTGGAAAGAGCGACGATGAGGTAACTGCGGAACTTGCCGCCGCCGAGGAACGGTTCGCCAAGGCCGGCACCGAGTTCGAAGCAGCCACCGCCCACCGTGACGCGATGCGCGCCGTCATGGAGCAACGCAAGCGCCTCAGCGGCAACTACAGCCCCGAAGAGACCGTAGCCAAGGCCCAGCGCCTACACGACCGGCTGAACGAAGGCAGACGTCGACGCTGAACCGGCCGCACCTGGCGGAGGCGCAGCACGCGACGCAGCACGCGGTGAGCTGTTCAGAGTTTCTTTACTTGATCAAGGCGGCCCGCTGACGCGGCCCGCGCGCGCTCCGGCCCTGCGGGGCCGCCGCCCGCTCCTGTCTCCGCCCCGCTTGGCGACGACCCCGCCGGTCCGGGCGCGCAACAACCCGCAGCAGCAGACTGTTCTGGGGCTCTGCCCCAGACCCCGGCCCTCCCTCCGAGGGGCAGGGGGCGATGTTGCGGGTCAGTTCGTCTTCGCGGACAGCGTGTTCGAGGGCGGACTTGAGGACCGAGTGCACGTACATCACCGTCGAAGGGGACAACTGCTTCTGGCAGCACTCGCCGATGGCGCAGCACCGATTTCGTTCGGTGTCCAGGCCCTGGGTGCAGCACTGGCAGGTGGTGCGGAGCCGGTCGAGGAAGGTGCGTACGTCCTTGGCGGTGAGGCGGGCGATCTTCTTGGTGCCGAGGCCGGGGATGAGGTGGAGGCGGACGCAGGCGGCGTAGCGGGTGTGGGTGTTCTCGCGGAGCCGGTGGACGGCGACGCTGCCGAGCCAGTAGGTCAGATAGTCGCCGACGGTGCTGTCGGCGGTGGCGACAGGGAGACCGCGGTTGCTGTTGGCGATCTTCTCGGCGAGTTTGTCGGCGGCTTCACTCCGCGTGCTGCAGTAGACGCGGACGCGTTTGCGGGTGCTGCCTGGGGCGAGGGTGTATCCGACGGGTTCCCAACGGCTGTCTTTGCGTTGGAGACGGTTCCGCCCCCGGTTGGCGCGGATGCGGTGGACTCGGCAGCCAGCTCCCTGCGGCTTTGTGCGCCCCTGGACGGTGGTTGACGCCCTCGGAATGGGTAGTCGCCAGGCTGGTGTGGGTGGTCCTGCGGATCCCGACGGCCAATGATGCCGGGCAGAAAGGGTTCGCGAAACGGCGGCCCCGACGGGTGCGTGTCTGTCGGGGCCGCCCTCGTGATGCTTAGCTGGGAGGCGCCACGGAGGTTTGCTGTGATGGCCCCTGCCGAGCAGTGAGACGGGGACGATCAGTACGTCAGGATCCCAGGGTCCGAGACGCCCGTCGCGCCCGTTTCCACGTGGCCCGCCAGGCGGCGGAGGAAGTCCGTGTTCGACGAGGACGTGATCGTCACGTCGTACCAGCGGGCGGAGGCGGTCAGGTCCAGGGTGCGGGTGACCGTCGAGTTCTTCGGGACCGTCACGGTCTGCGGGGCGCCCGCGTAGGCGGAGGTGATCGTGAGGGTCGCGTCCGTGGCCGTCGGGTTCGTGAAGGTCAGGTCCAGGTTGCCCGTCGTCGGGTTGTGGCGGGCCGTGATCTCCGGGGTCGCCGTCTTGCCGGGGGAGCGGAAGCGGCGGAGGAAGCCGTTGGGGCCGTGGACCGTGAGGTCCGTGAGGGTCTTGCTGTACTTGGTGTTCCAGGTGTCCGCGATGGACTTGTTGGCTTCCGCCGTGTACGTCCACGGGGCGTCCGTGCGGTTCGCCGAGGTCACGTAGAACTGGGCGCCCGCCGACGGGCCGCCGCTGAAGGTCAGGCGGTAGGTGCCGGCCGAGACGTCCGCCGCGCCGTCCACGTACGGGGCGTACTTCAGGGGGCGGGTGGGCTTGCTGCCCGGTTCCTGGCGGGGCATCGTGCCTACGGCCGGGGCGGTGGCCAGGAAGTCGGAGTGGCGGTTCTTGTCCGGGGGGTAGTAGCCCGCGGTGGGCGGGAGCGTGGGCTGCCGGGTCTGGGTGCGCGTGAAGTCGAAGGCCGAGGTCAGGTCGCCGCAGACCGCGCGGCGCCAGGGCGAGATGTTGGGCTCGCGGACGCCGAAGCGGGACTCCATGAAGCGGATGACCGAGGTGTGGTCGAAGGTCTCGGAGCAGGTGTAGCCGCCGGTGGACCACGGGGAGACGACGATCATCGGGACGCGCGGGCCCAGGCCGTAGGGGCCGGCCGCGTAGCCCGTCTTGCCGCCGAAGTAGTCGAGGGCGGTGGGGGTCGTCGAGAGGCCCTGCGCGGCCGAGCCCGGGGCGTACGGCGGGACCACGTGGTCGAAGAAGCCGTCGTTCTCGTCGTACGTGATGAACAGGGCCGTCTTCGCCCACACGTCCGGGTTCGAGGTCAGCGCGTCCAGGACCTGCGAGATGTACCAGGCGCCGTAGTTCGAGGGCCAGTTGGCGTGCTCCGAGAAGGCCTCGGGGGCGGCGATCCAGGAGATCTGCGGGAGGCTCCCGGACTGGACGTCGGCCCGGAGCCTGTCGAAGTAGCCCTCGCCCGCCTTCGCGTTCGTGCCGGTGCGGGCCTTGTCGTAGAGCGGGTTGCCCGGCTGCGCGTTGCGGTAGGTGTTGAAGTAGAGGAGCGAGTTGTCGCCGTAGTTGCCGCGGAAGGCGTCGTTGATCCAGCCCCACGAGCCGGCCGCGTTCAGGCCGTCGCCGATGTCCTGGTAGATCTTCCAGGAGACCCCGGCCGCCTGCAGGCGCTCCGGGTAGGTGGTCCAGCCGTAGCCCGCCTCGGCGTTGTTGAGGACCGGGCCGCCGCCCGTGCCGTCGTTGCCGACGTAACCCGTCCACATGTAGTAGCGGTTGGGGTCGGTCGCGCCGATGAACGAACAGTGGTACGCGTCGCAGATGGTGAAGGCGTCGGCGAGCGCGTAGTGGAACGGGATGTCCTCACGGGTGAGGTGCGCCATCGTGGCCTTGGTCTTGGCCGGGATCCAGTTGTCGTACTTGCCCTTGTTGAAGGCGCTCTGGCCGCCCTGCCAGTCGTGGTTCAGGCCCTGGAGGTACTCCATCCCCAGCTTGTCGCTGGTCGGCCGGAAGGGCAGGGTCACCTTGCTGCCGT
The DNA window shown above is from Streptomyces showdoensis and carries:
- a CDS encoding phosphocholine-specific phospholipase C; this encodes MADLNRRRFLQLAGGTAAFTMLSDSIARAASIPAQGSTGTIQDIEHIVVLMQENRSFDHYFGAMKGVRGFGDPRPVTLPSGKSVWNQSDGSKVTLPFRPTSDKLGMEYLQGLNHDWQGGQSAFNKGKYDNWIPAKTKATMAHLTREDIPFHYALADAFTICDAYHCSFIGATDPNRYYMWTGYVGNDGTGGGPVLNNAEAGYGWTTYPERLQAAGVSWKIYQDIGDGLNAAGSWGWINDAFRGNYGDNSLLYFNTYRNAQPGNPLYDKARTGTNAKAGEGYFDRLRADVQSGSLPQISWIAAPEAFSEHANWPSNYGAWYISQVLDALTSNPDVWAKTALFITYDENDGFFDHVVPPYAPGSAAQGLSTTPTALDYFGGKTGYAAGPYGLGPRVPMIVVSPWSTGGYTCSETFDHTSVIRFMESRFGVREPNISPWRRAVCGDLTSAFDFTRTQTRQPTLPPTAGYYPPDKNRHSDFLATAPAVGTMPRQEPGSKPTRPLKYAPYVDGAADVSAGTYRLTFSGGPSAGAQFYVTSANRTDAPWTYTAEANKSIADTWNTKYSKTLTDLTVHGPNGFLRRFRSPGKTATPEITARHNPTTGNLDLTFTNPTATDATLTITSAYAGAPQTVTVPKNSTVTRTLDLTASARWYDVTITSSSNTDFLRRLAGHVETGATGVSDPGILTY